DNA from Grus americana isolate bGruAme1 chromosome 6, bGruAme1.mat, whole genome shotgun sequence:
TATGcgtttttctcctgttttcaagaaagaaaaatgaattgtttCTGTATCTTTACCAAGGAGATAGTTATGGATGATTTCAgctatttattaaagaaaactcATTGTTTAATGCTACTCAGTTTTGTTTCTAGGCAGCGCCTGGACCTCTGAATTGAGCTGCCCCTTAATCAACACGCAGAGTCACCCCGGCCACGGAGAAGAGCACCGGGCACGCTGGTTCTTGTTTGGCCTCGCTGCCACTTCACCTCCTGCCGACCATGAAGGTCTAACCCGGGGAGTTGTGACGATGCTGTGCACCtgggccctgacaccccctgGCTGCAGTGGGCTCCGGCTGCTCTTGGAGCATCACAGGCAGGTGGACGCGGTGCCAGCAGACTGCTTGAGCCAAGATATGGCACCGGTGTCTGTGCCGGTGCTCAGCCAGCCAAGATAGCACAGCTATTTAGCAAGGAGGAAATTGCAATCCAAGTGGCATTCAGTGCCCACCTTGAACATCTGCAATCCTCAGGCAAACGGTGGCAACACGTGCTGCTCTCTGTACATTGGGTTTCTCTAGTGTAGGCAAGACCTTAATGACACATGCACTGATTGCTTCTTACACTCACCTAGACCAAGAAAATTAAGAGCATAGCCCTCGCTCACTTAGCAAAACAGAAGTTTGCTCATGTTTTCCAGAACCAGCgaggaaatgaaaattttgagaCCTGAGGACACAAATGTACCCTCAGACAAAAACAACCAGTAAAGCATGTGTTTAGAGAGGgcatattgatttttaaaacatttctgcctAATCCCACATTTGCTTTTTAGTTAACACCTGTAACTATGAGCCTTCTGATGTCTAGTTAAAGGCTGACAACAGCTGTGGGTCTGGAGCTTCACCAGCTTCAGCACGTTTGCCTTACCAGCAGCTCACACCAGGACTTTCACTTCCCCATTCAGGACACACTAATACACATGATGAAATTGTCATACCTGCATATTTTCTCTCATGTCAGTAGCCTCTCGTAGCGGATGCACTGCCAGCTTAAAGATGTCATCGATAGTCTTGAGACCAGTGTTCCTCAGCATGGTGTactctcttgctttctttcctaTCCTCACTGAGAGGCTGCGCTTCTGGGCCTTTCCACCTCCACTTCGGTTGGTTATTGCAATGTGAACAAAGAGGGTAACGTGCTCCATGATATCACCAACAAAAGACCGCAGCGGTATGTGCCTGTAGCCAGGCTGTAAGCACTCCAGCGGGATGGTATACTGCCCTATGAACTCATCCCCAATGTAGTCATCATCCAAAACAACAAAACGGATCATGGCCAGTTCTGGTAGATTGATCTGGAACTCAAAGCTTTCATCAAAAATGGGGTTATCACTGTTTTGCTGAACAGTTTTAGTTCTTTGTTCAGTGCAGTCTGCAGGAATCCCATGTATTTCTATGCAGACATATGGGTCTATGACATCCCCTTTTGCACATGCACCCTTGGGCTTTGGAAAGTTCTGACCACTGATTATTTTGACATGTAGGACTTGGGGAGAGACGCCCGGAACAATGCCCTTGGTATTTGCGCTGAAGTAAGACACTTCGTCACGCATCACTGAAGGCCTGAGAACGTACCCGCATCCCCCGTTCTGTAGAAACCAGCCAGTGTGTAGGTCCATCATGGGCCCCGGGGTCTGATAGTTCATTGCCACTATCTGGCAACCGCAATTCCAAAAATCTTGCGGATTTAAGTTACTGGAGTCTATCCTCATAGCGCTCGGGTACACCCTGGACAGAAACTTTTTGTTGTAGTTGACAAAATCTTCAGGGTATTCATTTGCAATCCGGCTGGCTTCTGCCTCACTGAAGGAGCACATTTCCCAATAATTTTGAGCTTTCATGGATGTCTCAAAGTCTTTGTATTGGACAGATTTGCATAGGGACACCAAGTCGGACAATTCCCTGCAGAGCCAGATCAGCTTCGGTTCCCTCGAGAAGTCCTCTGAGAGTCTCCGGGATATTTCAGCTTCTTCATCTTCATCCGTGACTTCCCCTTCTAATATATCCTGATCACAGGGCAGCTTCTTCCCCTTCACAATgatcttcattttcagtttctcgGGTGATGGGAGGTAGACTTCCGAGGATAAAGGTGCCTCTGTGTATAGTTTGTTTCCAAAGATCCTTTTCATGTGCTGCACCACTACCTTCTGCTGTTGTACTGAGCAGTGGTTCCCCAAGCAGAGAATAAGGGGGTattctgaagcaaagaaggccaGTTTGTTTATTACCTCAATAACATTTCGAAAGGCAAGTGGCGATGTCATGTTGTTACGGTTACAAATAATGGGTTCATTATCCGGGCCGTCACAGACGTCTAGTTCAATACTCCGACAACTCATTTTTAATGCTCTGACATAACCATTGATATCAGCTGGCCCTCTGAGCTGGTCTTCTATTAGATATGTATTGTGGGATGCGTTGATGTAGTAATGTGACAAAGGCTGTGTCATGTCCTGGACAATTTTTTTGTGCTCTGGGTCAAAAATATCACATTCTGGGGACAACAAGTATTGAGTAAATCCATCAATTGCAAGAAAACCTTTCAAACGCCCTTCTTGAGAAAGCTCATACCTGCGTATAATATCTAGACACATTTCTTCTGTTATGTGCGTCACTCCTTGCTCAGCCTCTAAAAACAGCATGAGGTCATTGGCATCTAGATATTCTTTGTTTTTAGATATCTGCACGAGTAAGAAATAAACTTCAGGTCGTGTACAAAGTTCACTGAACGCTTCACAAAATTCCTCTTTCGTTACTCGTGTTGTCAGtttctctttgctcttctgGATTTCCTTAAATTTTAGTCTAATCTTTGATTCCTTTAAGGTGGGGTTAAGCTTCTTTATTAGCTCCACAGACGTATCTTC
Protein-coding regions in this window:
- the PLCL1 gene encoding inactive phospholipase C-like protein 1 isoform X2; the protein is MALRKCAEDPSNQKCGRKKTVSFSSMPSEKKISSASDCISFMQAGCELKKVRPNSRIYNRFFTLDPDMQALRWEPSKKDLEKAKLDISAIKEIRLGKNTETFRNNGLADQISEDCALSVIHGENYESLDLVANSADVANIWVSGLRYLVSRSKQPLDLMESSHNTPRFAWLKTVFEAADVDGNGIMLEDTSVELIKKLNPTLKESKIRLKFKEIQKSKEKLTTRVTKEEFCEAFSELCTRPEVYFLLVQISKNKEYLDANDLMLFLEAEQGVTHITEEMCLDIIRRYELSQEGRLKGFLAIDGFTQYLLSPECDIFDPEHKKIVQDMTQPLSHYYINASHNTYLIEDQLRGPADINGYVRALKMSCRSIELDVCDGPDNEPIICNRNNMTSPLAFRNVIEVINKLAFFASEYPLILCLGNHCSVQQQKVVVQHMKRIFGNKLYTEAPLSSEVYLPSPEKLKMKIIVKGKKLPCDQDILEGEVTDEDEEAEISRRLSEDFSREPKLIWLCRELSDLVSLCKSVQYKDFETSMKAQNYWEMCSFSEAEASRIANEYPEDFVNYNKKFLSRVYPSAMRIDSSNLNPQDFWNCGCQIVAMNYQTPGPMMDLHTGWFLQNGGCGYVLRPSVMRDEVSYFSANTKGIVPGVSPQVLHVKIISGQNFPKPKGACAKGDVIDPYVCIEIHGIPADCTEQRTKTVQQNSDNPIFDESFEFQINLPELAMIRFVVLDDDYIGDEFIGQYTIPLECLQPGYRHIPLRSFVGDIMEHVTLFVHIAITNRSGGGKAQKRSLSVRIGKKAREYTMLRNTGLKTIDDIFKLAVHPLREATDMRENMQNAMVSVKELCGLPPIASLKQCILTLSSRLVSSDNAPSVTLCMKDAFPYLEPLGTMPDVQKKVLAAYDLMIQESRVLIETADITHDKIVQCQKAGMEFHEELHNLGTKEGLKGRKLSKAIESFAWNITVLKGQGDLLKNAKNEALENMKQIQLACLSCGLSKTGSGHADAKSKRCLEAIQEKDTGDENGRL
- the PLCL1 gene encoding inactive phospholipase C-like protein 1 isoform X1, which encodes MAEAAGSKEKPAAGRAPPDAAHRAEEDPETASLDAPAAAAGRRRERRSGVSAVGTAERFPGGSLGPAAAPDPDACLLEAAKATPRRSSIIKDPSNQKCGRKKTVSFSSMPSEKKISSASDCISFMQAGCELKKVRPNSRIYNRFFTLDPDMQALRWEPSKKDLEKAKLDISAIKEIRLGKNTETFRNNGLADQISEDCALSVIHGENYESLDLVANSADVANIWVSGLRYLVSRSKQPLDLMESSHNTPRFAWLKTVFEAADVDGNGIMLEDTSVELIKKLNPTLKESKIRLKFKEIQKSKEKLTTRVTKEEFCEAFSELCTRPEVYFLLVQISKNKEYLDANDLMLFLEAEQGVTHITEEMCLDIIRRYELSQEGRLKGFLAIDGFTQYLLSPECDIFDPEHKKIVQDMTQPLSHYYINASHNTYLIEDQLRGPADINGYVRALKMSCRSIELDVCDGPDNEPIICNRNNMTSPLAFRNVIEVINKLAFFASEYPLILCLGNHCSVQQQKVVVQHMKRIFGNKLYTEAPLSSEVYLPSPEKLKMKIIVKGKKLPCDQDILEGEVTDEDEEAEISRRLSEDFSREPKLIWLCRELSDLVSLCKSVQYKDFETSMKAQNYWEMCSFSEAEASRIANEYPEDFVNYNKKFLSRVYPSAMRIDSSNLNPQDFWNCGCQIVAMNYQTPGPMMDLHTGWFLQNGGCGYVLRPSVMRDEVSYFSANTKGIVPGVSPQVLHVKIISGQNFPKPKGACAKGDVIDPYVCIEIHGIPADCTEQRTKTVQQNSDNPIFDESFEFQINLPELAMIRFVVLDDDYIGDEFIGQYTIPLECLQPGYRHIPLRSFVGDIMEHVTLFVHIAITNRSGGGKAQKRSLSVRIGKKAREYTMLRNTGLKTIDDIFKLAVHPLREATDMRENMQNAMVSVKELCGLPPIASLKQCILTLSSRLVSSDNAPSVTLCMKDAFPYLEPLGTMPDVQKKVLAAYDLMIQESRVLIETADITHDKIVQCQKAGMEFHEELHNLGTKEGLKGRKLSKAIESFAWNITVLKGQGDLLKNAKNEALENMKQIQLACLSCGLSKTGSGHADAKSKRCLEAIQEKDTGDENGRL